In Treponema primitia ZAS-2, a genomic segment contains:
- a CDS encoding type II toxin-antitoxin system VapC family toxin codes for MKYLVDTHILLWSFIEPEQLSKNVKIILLDENNDIYYSPINLWEISIKYSLKKLDLKGLKPEEFFEELDNSYYLCKEINNPDIITNYHLPLHHKDPFDRFLVWEAIRNDFVLITVDGSINEYKNDGLRTVN; via the coding sequence ATGAAATATCTTGTAGATACCCACATTCTATTATGGTCATTTATTGAACCGGAACAACTATCTAAAAATGTTAAGATAATATTATTGGATGAAAATAATGATATATACTATAGCCCAATAAATTTATGGGAAATTTCTATAAAGTACTCATTAAAAAAATTAGACCTAAAAGGACTAAAGCCGGAAGAATTCTTTGAAGAATTGGATAATAGTTATTATTTATGCAAAGAAATAAATAATCCGGACATAATCACAAATTATCATTTACCATTACACCATAAAGATCCGTTTGACAGGTTTTTAGTATGGGAAGCAATAAGAAATGATTTTGTCTTAATAACCGTTGATGGATCAATCAATGAATATAAAAATGACGGATTACGAACAGTAAACTAA
- a CDS encoding LTA synthase family protein gives MFLIINSFIAVLPLFVYVLIIRKMSIIKTLGILYIGGNAFFLCMYTLYYVLVSATTLDPSNSLILISQRLSLKYIVVSCFLGICGILLYSILIHNNIISIKKRKCGSIYISFFCTLLIINLTLHYSSVFGINAIAALHFHIIQPINEINFVMVKQFVILPFISTVLMFVVFFILSSIRLNISFFMITISKSIKKICSITISIIMPIIALVFAAFQIGLPQYLRTLDLPPSSFYENNYIDPVNIKISFPEKKRNLIVIFVESLEIGFLPYELGGGFSENLVPEIKYLIENNISFSNSENFGGSNQVNGTGWTMAGILSQLNGVPIAPSFGGHSLGYYFADTFMPGAYGVGDILNSNGYKQYLICGADANFSDKDKYYLTHKDSIIYDYKYFQENKFISKFYKVWWGIEDRKLYSFAKELISKNIENDEPFFLTIETADTHPIDGYLDKNAERNYDSQFKNVLHDMSKQLNDFISWLKQQAFYKNTTIVVLGDHLYMDDTVFDTVPSERHPINIFINSLLDDTYSKNRQFTSFDIFPLVIGSIGGEYSEKGLGLGRSINTSERSLLEEFGDIQLLNNELSLKSILYNELVGIN, from the coding sequence ATGTTTTTAATAATTAATTCGTTTATTGCAGTGCTACCGCTGTTTGTTTATGTTCTAATAATAAGAAAAATGTCTATAATAAAAACATTAGGGATATTATATATTGGGGGCAATGCATTTTTTCTATGTATGTATACCCTTTATTATGTTCTTGTTTCTGCGACAACGTTAGATCCTTCAAATAGTTTAATTTTAATCTCTCAGAGACTTTCGCTTAAATATATAGTTGTCTCATGTTTTTTAGGTATATGTGGTATATTATTATATAGTATATTGATTCATAATAATATCATTTCCATAAAAAAAAGAAAATGTGGAAGCATTTATATATCGTTTTTTTGTACATTGTTGATAATTAATTTGACATTACATTATTCTTCAGTGTTCGGAATTAATGCTATTGCGGCGTTACATTTTCATATTATACAGCCAATAAATGAAATCAATTTTGTAATGGTAAAACAATTTGTTATATTGCCATTTATTAGTACGGTACTAATGTTTGTGGTTTTTTTTATACTATCTTCTATTAGATTAAATATCAGTTTTTTTATGATTACGATTTCAAAATCAATAAAAAAAATATGTTCTATAACTATATCTATTATAATGCCGATTATTGCCCTTGTGTTTGCAGCATTTCAAATTGGTCTACCACAATATTTACGGACCTTAGATTTGCCTCCATCAAGTTTTTATGAGAATAATTATATTGACCCGGTAAATATAAAAATTTCTTTTCCTGAGAAGAAACGAAATCTAATTGTAATATTTGTAGAATCTCTTGAGATAGGTTTTTTACCTTACGAACTTGGAGGAGGTTTTTCAGAAAATCTTGTTCCTGAAATAAAATATCTTATAGAAAATAATATTAGTTTTAGCAATAGTGAAAATTTTGGTGGTTCAAACCAAGTAAATGGAACCGGATGGACAATGGCGGGCATTTTATCCCAATTGAACGGGGTACCAATTGCTCCTTCATTTGGCGGTCATTCGTTGGGCTATTATTTTGCCGATACATTTATGCCCGGTGCATATGGTGTAGGAGATATACTAAATTCCAATGGATATAAACAATATTTGATATGTGGTGCTGATGCGAATTTTTCAGATAAAGATAAGTATTATCTAACCCATAAAGATTCTATAATATATGATTACAAATATTTTCAGGAGAATAAATTTATTTCAAAATTTTATAAAGTATGGTGGGGTATTGAAGATAGAAAATTATATTCATTTGCCAAGGAATTAATCTCAAAAAATATAGAAAATGACGAGCCATTTTTTCTTACAATAGAGACAGCAGACACGCACCCAATTGATGGATATCTTGATAAAAATGCTGAAAGAAATTATGACTCTCAGTTTAAGAATGTATTACATGATATGAGCAAGCAACTAAATGATTTTATTTCATGGTTAAAGCAGCAAGCATTTTATAAAAACACAACAATTGTAGTATTGGGAGACCATTTGTATATGGATGATACTGTTTTTGACACAGTCCCGTCAGAGAGGCATCCTATAAACATATTTATCAACTCCCTGCTTGATGATACCTATTCTAAAAATAGGCAATTTACCAGTTTTGATATTTTTCCGCTGGTTATCGGATCAATAGGCGGAGAGTATAGTGAAAAGGGGTTGGGGCTTGGACGTTCAATAAATACCAGTGAGAGAAGTTTGCTGGAAGAATTTGGTGATATACAATTACTCAACAATGAGCTTAGCCTAAAATCCATACTATATAATGAATTAGTAGGGATTAATTGA
- a CDS encoding glycosyltransferase yields the protein MKGTIVVNASALRIGGALTILYQFIAALPDDDYQYIVFVHKSIENLQFKLNLRIIYVDKSSPIKRVLWDAFGLRNWLKLNNIIPIASVSLQNTSFRINNDCPNFIYFHQLIPLYPYKWTALSYEQIKRFFVNKILYKYFVKRYFDEFTEIFVQLKCTKDAFVKTFKFNQNRVHIIYPSIYLPEPVNKSGLFIDNQKLNIFFPATPYSYKNHSILIKTFKYIDILLKKKITLYLTCSPKEIHNPYSFKNIDIIFLGTLKHSEVVCLYTKLDVLVFPSFLESFGLPLIEAASFGLPIIASDLPYAREVLKDYSGATFVKYNDYHKWGKELLRLSFEPKNKYKSLKIDEKKSWNELYKIIEKKICNYNAK from the coding sequence ATGAAAGGTACAATAGTTGTAAATGCTTCTGCTTTAAGAATTGGCGGTGCATTAACGATTTTATATCAGTTTATTGCCGCATTGCCCGATGATGATTATCAATATATTGTGTTTGTCCATAAATCAATAGAGAACTTACAGTTTAAATTAAATTTAAGAATTATATATGTTGATAAATCTTCCCCTATTAAAAGGGTATTATGGGATGCGTTTGGTTTAAGAAACTGGTTGAAGCTTAATAATATAATACCTATTGCTTCAGTATCTTTGCAAAATACAAGTTTTCGAATTAATAATGACTGCCCTAATTTTATTTATTTTCATCAACTGATTCCATTATATCCGTACAAATGGACTGCCCTTTCTTATGAACAGATAAAACGATTTTTTGTTAACAAAATATTATATAAATATTTTGTTAAAAGATATTTTGATGAATTTACAGAAATATTTGTTCAGCTTAAATGTACAAAGGATGCTTTTGTTAAAACATTTAAATTCAATCAAAATAGAGTTCATATTATATATCCCTCGATTTATCTTCCCGAACCAGTTAATAAAAGTGGTCTGTTTATAGATAACCAAAAGTTAAATATTTTTTTCCCTGCTACTCCTTATTCATATAAAAATCATTCTATACTAATAAAAACTTTCAAATATATTGATATTTTATTAAAAAAGAAAATTACTTTATATTTAACATGTTCTCCAAAAGAAATACATAATCCATATTCATTTAAAAATATTGATATTATTTTTCTTGGTACCTTAAAACATAGTGAAGTAGTTTGCCTTTATACAAAATTAGATGTTTTGGTATTTCCTAGTTTTTTGGAATCATTTGGATTACCGCTAATAGAAGCAGCTTCATTTGGACTACCAATAATTGCATCGGATCTACCTTATGCCAGAGAGGTATTGAAAGACTATAGTGGGGCAACATTTGTCAAATACAATGATTATCATAAATGGGGGAAAGAGCTTTTAAGATTAAGTTTTGAACCAAAGAATAAATATAAATCATTAAAAATAGATGAAAAAAAATCATGGAATGAATTATATAAAATTATAGAAAAAAAAATATGCAATTATAATGCAAAATGA
- a CDS encoding glycosyltransferase family 2 protein encodes MKISIITVCYNSESTIRDTFESVLKQNYPDIEYIVIDGQSTDMTVTLIKEYECKFRGRMRWISEHDKGIYDAMNKGIKMASDSIIGILNADDFYTSNDILEIVNKTITEKDVDSCFGNLLYIKDDKPYRYWKSGKNRAFKYGWMPPHPTFFVKKSIYEKYGLYRFDCGLNADYELMLRLLDKNKISTIWIDKTFVYMRAGGSSNNGIRSRINAVIDDKNAWVVNKLSMPFFVLLLKKARKFPQFFLSIFYRFHNV; translated from the coding sequence ATGAAAATATCAATAATAACTGTCTGTTATAATAGCGAATCTACTATTCGTGATACATTTGAGTCTGTATTAAAGCAAAATTATCCTGATATCGAATATATTGTAATCGACGGTCAATCAACTGATATGACCGTAACTCTGATAAAGGAATATGAATGTAAATTTAGGGGTAGGATGAGGTGGATTAGTGAGCATGATAAAGGAATTTATGATGCTATGAATAAAGGCATAAAAATGGCGAGTGATTCAATTATAGGGATTTTGAATGCTGATGATTTTTATACTTCAAATGATATTCTTGAAATTGTTAATAAAACAATTACAGAAAAGGATGTAGATTCCTGCTTTGGAAATTTGTTATATATTAAGGATGATAAACCATACCGATATTGGAAATCAGGAAAAAATAGAGCATTTAAATATGGGTGGATGCCTCCGCACCCGACTTTTTTTGTAAAAAAAAGCATATATGAAAAATATGGATTATACAGATTTGACTGTGGTTTAAACGCAGACTATGAACTAATGCTTCGTTTATTAGATAAAAATAAAATATCGACGATTTGGATAGATAAAACATTTGTATATATGCGTGCCGGCGGAAGTAGTAACAATGGAATTAGATCAAGAATAAATGCAGTTATTGATGATAAAAATGCATGGGTAGTTAATAAATTGTCAATGCCGTTTTTTGTTTTATTGCTTAAAAAGGCGAGAAAGTTCCCACAGTTTTTTCTATCTATATTTTACCGTTTTCATAATGTTTGA
- a CDS encoding type II toxin-antitoxin system Phd/YefM family antitoxin, translating into MKILPLAEAKNHFSAVLKDVELGNEVAICYGKKKETIAVIIPYEQWKKSKKRELGTLKHRAKVTFSKDFSISTEEFINP; encoded by the coding sequence ATGAAAATTCTACCGTTAGCAGAAGCTAAAAATCATTTTTCCGCAGTATTAAAAGATGTCGAACTGGGCAATGAGGTAGCTATTTGTTATGGCAAAAAGAAAGAGACTATTGCCGTAATCATTCCGTATGAACAATGGAAGAAATCAAAAAAAAGAGAATTAGGCACCTTAAAACATAGGGCAAAAGTAACTTTTTCTAAAGATTTCAGTATAAGCACGGAAGAATTTATAAACCCATGA
- a CDS encoding LPS biosynthesis protein, whose translation MEKIEQDNEISLIDIFALLWRHKFMIIIITLIAMFGVVVFAVLSLVLPSETSPLPNEYTPSAHMLINNTSSSSGGMATMLSASGLGGLAGLAGVNTGSSFSDLAIYLVGTNSFMDAVVEEFDLVTRYKIEKPDKKARSPRTDSRKVLKKKLIASYEEKSGVFSISFTDIDAAFAQKVVNFCMHYLEGWFNELGIDKNKLERENLERNIENTFQEIQNLEQESQKLGVSVTDGRTIPSIALEQRRIALELGAQQQVYTQLKVQYELLKVTMASEKPVFQVLEMAEIPDRKSGPSRGVICAIVTFAAWFLAVFLAFVLNAITNIKRDPEAIAKLRGAS comes from the coding sequence ATGGAAAAGATAGAACAAGATAACGAAATCAGTCTTATTGATATCTTTGCTCTCCTCTGGCGTCATAAATTTATGATCATCATCATCACACTTATCGCCATGTTCGGTGTAGTTGTATTTGCTGTTCTCTCTCTAGTCCTACCATCCGAGACCTCCCCGCTTCCTAACGAGTATACTCCTTCAGCTCATATGCTCATAAATAATACATCTTCATCTAGTGGTGGCATGGCCACTATGCTCAGTGCCAGCGGCCTTGGTGGGTTGGCTGGCCTTGCTGGAGTGAACACCGGTTCATCCTTCAGTGATCTCGCAATTTATCTTGTCGGTACCAATTCTTTCATGGATGCAGTGGTTGAAGAATTCGACTTGGTTACCCGATATAAAATTGAAAAGCCCGATAAGAAAGCAAGGTCTCCCCGGACTGATAGTCGCAAGGTGCTGAAGAAAAAGCTTATCGCTTCTTATGAAGAAAAAAGCGGTGTTTTTAGCATCAGTTTTACCGATATAGATGCAGCTTTTGCCCAGAAGGTTGTTAACTTCTGCATGCACTATCTTGAAGGCTGGTTTAATGAATTGGGAATTGATAAAAATAAACTGGAACGAGAAAATCTGGAACGGAACATCGAAAACACTTTCCAGGAAATACAAAACTTGGAACAGGAAAGCCAGAAATTGGGCGTGTCAGTTACCGACGGAAGGACTATCCCATCAATCGCTCTTGAACAACGCCGTATCGCCCTGGAATTGGGCGCCCAGCAGCAGGTTTATACCCAGCTTAAAGTTCAGTATGAACTCCTTAAGGTAACCATGGCTAGTGAAAAGCCTGTTTTCCAGGTATTGGAAATGGCTGAAATCCCGGATAGGAAATCTGGTCCAAGCCGGGGAGTAATTTGTGCCATCGTTACTTTTGCTGCATGGTTCCTCGCAGTATTCTTGGCATTTGTGCTAAACGCAATAACTAATATTAAAAGAGATCCAGAAGCTATAGCAAAATTACGAGGCGCATCTTGA
- a CDS encoding polysaccharide biosynthesis/export family protein, with protein sequence MKHRLIALCFLLIIILLRVFAQELNASEVKESDALSRFAQVALSSSDYRVTAGDIYTLQYAAGTVPVVYKIVVDSSYRINVSNLGIINVAGKSYQQLKTDVEGIVTNNYPLSGVQLVLTEPASFRVRVTGEVQNSQEIVTWALARLSGLLNIDNRTPYSSLRDVSVRSQNGQIRTYDLFKAQRFGDMTQDPYVRPGDVITVSHATRVVTVAGEVERPGIYQLLPGESLRELIGYYANGLSPIADPTRIELVRQVESAVDSGDKIYLTRDAIDSGYPLQHLDAIRIPSIIELIPVMFVEGAVRLTEEGDELSTATRLTVRFTVGENYASLVQRNQAWFSAISDTKNAYLIRGVARIPLNLNPMLYDSSYRSQYFVEHNDTLIIPFRQYFVTVSGAVHSPGRFPYIPDRSWDYYIGLAGGFLPERNSHKIVDIIDFAGNKLTKKDIITPETNITARANSGLYYFNQYAPVITTVLSVVSTFITITLLISQ encoded by the coding sequence TTGAAGCATAGACTGATTGCTCTCTGTTTTTTACTTATTATTATCCTCTTGAGAGTTTTTGCGCAGGAGTTAAATGCCTCTGAAGTAAAGGAATCTGATGCGTTAAGCCGATTTGCCCAGGTGGCCCTCTCCAGCTCCGATTACCGGGTTACCGCCGGGGATATCTATACTCTTCAGTATGCTGCTGGTACTGTCCCAGTGGTTTATAAGATCGTTGTGGATTCCAGTTATCGTATCAATGTTTCTAATCTTGGGATTATTAATGTTGCGGGAAAAAGTTATCAGCAACTTAAGACTGATGTAGAAGGCATTGTTACCAACAACTACCCATTAAGCGGGGTTCAGTTGGTCCTCACCGAACCGGCGTCATTCCGGGTTCGGGTTACTGGGGAGGTGCAGAATTCCCAAGAAATTGTAACTTGGGCCTTAGCTCGGCTCTCTGGTCTTTTGAATATAGATAACCGTACCCCTTATTCCTCCCTCAGAGATGTGTCGGTACGTTCTCAGAATGGTCAAATCCGGACTTACGACCTCTTTAAGGCCCAACGTTTCGGTGATATGACCCAAGACCCATATGTTCGCCCAGGAGATGTGATTACGGTGAGCCATGCTACCCGTGTGGTCACTGTGGCTGGGGAGGTAGAGCGCCCTGGGATTTATCAGTTGTTACCTGGGGAAAGTCTCCGGGAATTGATTGGCTATTATGCCAATGGACTCTCTCCAATAGCAGATCCTACCCGGATAGAACTGGTGCGGCAAGTGGAAAGTGCCGTCGATTCAGGGGATAAAATTTACCTGACTCGTGATGCTATTGACTCAGGCTATCCTCTGCAGCATCTGGATGCAATCAGGATTCCTTCGATAATTGAGCTGATTCCGGTGATGTTCGTGGAAGGGGCGGTCCGGTTAACTGAGGAAGGTGATGAACTAAGCACCGCTACCCGGCTAACGGTTCGGTTTACTGTGGGGGAAAATTATGCATCCCTGGTACAGCGAAACCAAGCCTGGTTCTCGGCTATTTCAGACACCAAAAATGCCTACCTCATACGAGGCGTTGCACGTATTCCCCTTAACTTGAACCCTATGCTCTACGATTCATCTTACCGTAGTCAGTACTTTGTTGAGCATAACGATACATTGATTATCCCGTTCCGGCAGTATTTTGTAACTGTATCCGGTGCGGTCCATTCGCCGGGGCGTTTTCCCTATATTCCGGATCGGTCCTGGGACTACTATATCGGTCTGGCCGGGGGGTTCCTTCCGGAACGGAACTCCCATAAGATAGTAGATATTATAGACTTTGCTGGGAATAAGCTGACGAAGAAAGATATTATTACACCAGAGACGAATATCACTGCCCGGGCGAACAGTGGATTATATTATTTTAACCAATATGCGCCGGTGATTACTACCGTATTATCTGTTGTTTCTACCTTTATTACTATTACATTGCTTATTTCGCAATAA
- a CDS encoding type II toxin-antitoxin system Phd/YefM family antitoxin gives MKFISVRDFRTSSANIWKTLPEEQEMVITNNGKPIALLTPLNDKNLENTLASLRQAKAINAVKLIQQESVAKGLDRTTMGEIDEEIKKIRKESKR, from the coding sequence GTGAAATTTATATCCGTAAGGGATTTTAGAACATCTTCTGCCAATATCTGGAAAACATTGCCGGAGGAACAGGAAATGGTAATAACAAACAATGGAAAGCCGATTGCATTATTAACCCCCTTGAATGATAAGAACCTTGAAAACACCCTTGCTTCACTGCGGCAGGCTAAGGCAATTAATGCCGTAAAATTAATTCAGCAAGAATCTGTGGCAAAGGGACTGGATAGGACAACCATGGGAGAGATAGACGAAGAAATTAAAAAAATCAGGAAAGAATCAAAAAGATGA
- a CDS encoding methyltransferase domain-containing protein: MNNSITNFNDILKDERAKFYLNCVNNIIKEKTSKILVCGGGVLDKAIFEALNFKYVTISNLDTRMNENEYFPFNWKFEDAASLSFENESFGFVVIHAAIHHASSPHKVLTEMYRVSKIGILAFESRDSLTMRILEKLKLTQTYEHTAVFYNDCKYGGVNNTEIPNYIYRWTEREIEKTIQSYSPYFKHKYIYRYGTAFPCTPELQRIGWFKYCFLKIIRPLSFIFFKLFPKQQNQFSFYVEKQNVKESLFPWLVIDENKNIIFNREWGKKNYKKTPEISNVFNN; the protein is encoded by the coding sequence ATGAATAATTCAATAACAAATTTTAATGATATTTTGAAAGATGAAAGGGCAAAATTTTATTTGAATTGTGTAAATAATATAATTAAAGAAAAAACATCAAAAATATTAGTTTGCGGTGGTGGGGTTTTAGACAAAGCTATATTTGAAGCATTGAATTTTAAATATGTGACTATCTCAAATCTTGATACACGAATGAATGAAAATGAATATTTTCCCTTTAATTGGAAATTTGAAGATGCCGCATCTCTGTCTTTTGAGAATGAATCATTTGGCTTTGTAGTTATTCATGCGGCAATCCATCATGCCTCTTCGCCTCACAAGGTTCTAACAGAAATGTATCGTGTATCAAAGATTGGAATCTTAGCATTTGAATCAAGAGATTCCTTAACTATGCGTATATTAGAAAAATTAAAATTAACACAAACCTATGAACATACTGCCGTATTTTACAATGATTGTAAATATGGCGGTGTCAATAACACAGAAATACCTAATTATATATATAGATGGACGGAGAGGGAAATTGAAAAAACCATACAATCATATTCGCCATATTTTAAACATAAATATATTTATAGATATGGTACTGCCTTCCCATGTACGCCTGAATTACAGAGAATAGGGTGGTTTAAATATTGTTTTTTAAAAATTATACGCCCACTCTCCTTTATTTTTTTTAAATTATTTCCTAAACAGCAAAATCAATTTTCATTCTATGTTGAAAAACAAAATGTAAAAGAATCACTTTTCCCATGGCTTGTTATTGATGAAAATAAAAATATAATATTTAACAGGGAATGGGGCAAAAAAAATTATAAAAAAACACCGGAGATATCTAATGTTTTTAATAATTAA